The genomic interval GCTGTGCCTTTCTGACGAAATCCGAATCTATTTCCAATCCGAATACGCCTGACGCCTGTCACGCCCCTTGCACACCCCATGAGCGCCTGTGACTCAGCAAGGGGGGCGTGCCAGGCTACTCATGGCCTCCGTCACTCGCCCATAAGCGAGTGCCCTCGGCACCGTGTGGCGCGGTTCGTCCCTGCCTGAACGCCTGCCTGTCGGCAGACAGGGCAGGCAGGTCTTGCCAGGGGCCGCCGCCATGACGATTCTTTTATCCTTATTCTGTTTTACGTCAGTGATGTCGGCGCGCGCAGGCCAGCGAAAACCAAAGGTTGAGCCCGAGCACGCCGACAGCAGATAGTTCCCTTTAACGTTTATCAATCTCCAGAAGCCGATTGATTGGATTCTTCAAGCAATCTGGAACTTCAGCAGCTTTCATACTTTGAAATCGAATGAGTGCTTGGCTCACCTTCTCGGATTCGTCATGTGGAAGACCGACCTCAGATTCAAAATCTGGCTTCAGGAAGAAGAGCCTATCAGCATCCGCGACATTCTGAAGAGCCTCATTCCATTGTTTGTGCTTGTTATTTTCTTTCTCCGGTCGATCCTTATGCGTGTCCTCATCCGCTAGTACAATATAAGGAATACCTAACGCTTTTACCACGAGTACAAATAAAGGCAGTTTTGTCTTGCCTCCACATTCGACTATCGAGATTCCAGATTGGTTAATGTCTATACCGAGCGCACGAAATACAAGTGAAAGGGCTATCTTCTCCGTAATTCCCTCTACTAGCATCACTTTGCTGGCAAAAAATAGTTCATTGCGTTGTGCATCGAACTCCGTCATCAATCGCAGCGCCTTGCGATCATTTTCAGCGATCTCCACCTTTGTTGCTTGACTAATCCAAGTGCCCCGGTCCTTCGTGCGATGGACTTTCGCAACAGTTTCAGGCTGGTCTATGCGTACAAAGATCGGTGAGTGAGTTGTTAGAAAAACTTGGTTGCCATTTTCGGAAAGACGCCGAAGAACGGCTTCAAAGTAACGTGCCTTCTGTGGGTGAAGAAAAACTTCTGGTTCTTCAACAGCAAAAACAGCTCCCTCTTTTTTAAGTTCTTCGTATGTTCTGAAGATTCCTACAACGATAGCACTCTGCAAGCCTGCACCAACTTCACCAGCCGGACTCGTAATCCCCATTTGATCTACATAGAGTTGGAGGCTTTTGAAGACATGAGTAGGATCGTGACTTTCAAAATGCAGAGTTATCTTTCCCTCACCAGGATCTAAGCCCATTTGATCCATGGCATTTGCAGCCAGCCGCTTTTCAATATCCACGAACATATCCGTGCGCAGATACTTATAAGCATCTTTGACCGTTCGTTCAAAAGCGTCCTTCCGCGTCAGTTTCTGCATAGCTCCATCAGCTAAAGTGACATCGACCCTTGTCTTGTCGTTAAGAAA from Thermodesulfobacteriota bacterium carries:
- a CDS encoding AAA family ATPase; this translates as MRIARVHIEHFRSIKETTFIPSSYCVLVGENNTGKSNVLRAINLVLGEAWPSERSFSEEDFFSQDTSKDIVIQVYFDKEIQDQPNGYQVGIAGFELRCKAYKKLVGKKPAGTLKVDYVCINSNGKGIVYPATRLKKGEKYEGQWLPLRVSNDRREEIPFIYVGVLREYDRQNPGNRWSILRKIFNEVNTDFLNDKTRVDVTLADGAMQKLTRKDAFERTVKDAYKYLRTDMFVDIEKRLAANAMDQMGLDPGEGKITLHFESHDPTHVFKSLQLYVDQMGITSPAGEVGAGLQSAIVVGIFRTYEELKKEGAVFAVEEPEVFLHPQKARYFEAVLRRLSENGNQVFLTTHSPIFVRIDQPETVAKVHRTKDRGTWISQATKVEIAENDRKALRLMTEFDAQRNELFFASKVMLVEGITEKIALSLVFRALGIDINQSGISIVECGGKTKLPLFVLVVKALGIPYIVLADEDTHKDRPEKENNKHKQWNEALQNVADADRLFFLKPDFESEVGLPHDESEKVSQALIRFQSMKAAEVPDCLKNPINRLLEIDKR